In Bernardetia litoralis DSM 6794, the genomic window TGGAAGTAAAAATATCAAATGGACAGAACATAATTCAATTGCTTTTTGATGAGTTCGCAAGCTGTCTAGTAATTGAAGGAACAGCACTAACCGTTAATTGGCCTGATTGTGCTGGTAGCGTAGGAGAATATTATGCTTTATCCGACTTTTCTTCTGATAAACGAAAGACATTAACCGATAGATTAAATCAAGTTTTGATTGATGGAGTAGAAGAGCAAGTATTTGATTCAGTTAAGGAATTGCTTGAACTATTTTCCAATGGAACATACAAAATACACTTAGGTAAAATGAAACTTGATGTCTGCAATTTTATGTACGAGGGGCAAGTAAAATACTCAGAGAATGTACCAATGAACAAAAGATTTTCAGGTGCTTTTTACCCATATCCTTATGATAAATCAAACATATTTTTTACTACTCCGAATGAATCAATAGACAAGGAAAGAGTTAATTACTACAAAAAGCAAATTCAAAATGGTTTACGACCAAAAACAATTACCTATGAATTATATAGTCCAATAAATGCTGACTTTACCGCTTGTTATTTATTAGATGGTCATCACAAGACAAAAGCTTATATCGAATTGGAAATAGACATCCCTAATATTTTGATAACAAAAACAGAAGAAGTAAATGGACAAACGCAGAGTATTTTACACGCTAGTGCTCCAACCCTGAAAGATTTTGAATTTGAACATTTCTTCATAGAAAATGATGAGAACTTAGAGAACGTAGACTTTGTAAATGATTCCTTCCTAACAGCTAAACTTGATGAAATTTTAAACAAAAAAAGCAAACTAGGTATTGGAATATTAAAACTATTTCTACGACTAGATAAATCTGATGATTTGAAAAGTTTGAACTGGTTAATTGAAAGACTAAAAGTTCTTTCGAAGAACCAAAAAATGGGAAAAGGATTGATATTAAGATATTATGGATTCAGTGAAAGTTTAAACTGTGACTGTTGGACTTATGATGAAATAAAAAATATTGAAAATTTTAATAATTGGATCAATAAAACATTGCCTAACAATGGATATAATGCATAGCTACCCTCCGGGATAGCTACGACATCATACCCGAGACGTTGGGAGTGAAATGCCTTCGCTACGCTACGGCACTTCACTCCCAACGAAGCAAGGATTCCATCCCGTGTTAGGTTCGTGTCTACGCTACGCTACGACACATTCACCCAACACGAGATTTACAAAATTATAAAATTTTCCTCCCTAAGGTCGGAATTTTATAACTTCGTAAATCCCTGCTTCGTTGTGTGTAATTTGAGAAAAACGATATGATTGAAGTTAATGGTTGGGCTGTAATCCGAGAATCTTATAAAGAAGAAGATGACGATAATGAACTTTTGAACTCGATTGTAAAGCAAATTGAATCAAAACTAAACGAGTTAGATTATAGGAATGAATTTTATTCTTTAAAGTGCTTGAATGGAACTTATCATTTATCTATTATGGTAAATCATAATCATCGGACTGTGACAGAACACGTAATTGACTTTTTTAAATGGATTGCCCAAATTTCAAAAGGTTCATATGGAATTATGTATGTTCAAGATGACGAAGATATTGAAAGAGGAAACGAAGATAAATTTAAAGTATGGTCTATGAAAAAAGGAAAAGTGGTTGAATTGAACGATATTTATCTTTCACCATTGAATCCCGAAATTGAAGAATAAAAACTCATTAGCCAATGCCTCTATTAGCAAATACTAAGCAGAATAAACGAAAAAGACTTAACGGAATAGAAGAATATTATTTGGACATATCATTAGATAAAAGCAACTCTGTTTGGTCTGAAAGAGGAAAAAATATGCTCAAGTTTGTTGAAATGCTAAATGAGAACTTCAAAAAAACTAAAATTTGGGGATTGACTTCTCACTCAAGATTAATTTTACAAAACGAAGATAAGTGGGATTCCAAATGGTTTGTGATTATCGAAGCTCTCGGACACGAATATTATTTTGAGTATTTAATAACTGATGATAAAAAACCTTGGGAAAATGCAACTGTAAAAGGAGTCACTCGGAATTTAGTAGATGCAAAAAAATACCTCTTGATTTCAATGAATGAGTCAGGCGGCTGGAATAACAATCTGGAATTAGAAAGATTGCTTAAAGAAATTGGAACTTAATAAAAAAACTACACACAACACCGTGTATAATTAATTGCTTAGCTTGGGCTCATCTGGAATATTCCTTCGGAACATTCTCAGACTCGGTTTTGTTTGCTAAATTAGTAACGTAAACCACGCAACTAATCATACACAAACACGTTGTAGTGCATTAGAAAAAATGGGATATTTAGCCGACATATATGTAATTAAAAAGACTAGGTCGAAAAAATTAGCGGATGACTTTTTGAATCATTTCCTGCCAAACCGAAAAGAAAGTGCGGATGAATATTTGATTCCTGAATACTCTGACAATCCTACTCACGAATTTGACAACGCTGATAAATTAATGTCCTTTCTGGAGAAAAATGAAAATTATCCGAATAGAGTTTATTGGAGAAATACTGATGAGGAAAACTTAAATAAACACGGAATGATTTTTTACACCGAAGATGGAGCAATGATTTTCGGAATTTCAAGAAATACAGATATGAGCGGGAACTTGAATACTGAAAACGAAGACCTATGCCTGATTGAAATGAAAAAATATTTTGACACTAATATTGGATATATTCATTATGAAAACCCACCAGCTGAAAGCTATAAAAAGTTTGTTGAAATAGTAAATAAGTTAGAAAAATAACGCACTACAACACGGTGTATAAAACATAGCTAATAAGTGCTAAACCAAAAGGTTTGTGTATATTTATAAAGTCCGCCAAATTTTTAATTTGGCTTTTAAAAAGAGAAAAATTAAAAACAAAATATAAAAATTCGGCTCTGTGTTAATCCGAAAAGTTAGTGTCTTTTTACACGCTACGTTTCATACACAAGTCCGTTGGGAGTGAAATGCCTTCGCTACGCTACGGCACTTCACTCCCAACGAAGCAAGGATTCCATCCCGTGTTAGGTTCGTGTCTACGCTACGCTACGACACATTCACCCAACACGAGATTTACAAAATTATAAAATTTTCCTCCCTAAGGTCGGAATTTTATAACTTCGTAAATCCCTGCTTCGTTAGTAGCAATTGCAGGAAAACAAAGAGCAAGAATAGTCTAAAAACTGTTATTTGTTTTAACAAAAAAATATTTTTCAGCCAAAAAAGAACAGGTATTTTATTCAAAAAAACATCGCTTTGTCCATACCACACCGTTGTAGTTAATTTTAAAAACAAAAAAAATGAAAATATATTTAATTATCGTACTGCTATTTGTAACAAACATTTCATTTGCACAAGAACAAATTAATAAAGAGAAATTAGAAACTGCAAAAAAAACAATCCAACTTATTGAAAAAAAGGATTATGAAGGTGTTAAAAATATATTTCCTAACAGTATTTCTAAAAACTTACCTGAAGATGCACTAAAATACTATGTTGATTTAGGCTCTAAATTTATAAGTGAATTTGGAATTCCAAAAGATGAAAGTTTAACTACAAAAGTAAATATGATTTCAACTGAATCTGGAACTATTTTATCAAATAGCATAATTTTTCCTTTTCCTGCGACAAAAGATAAAAGCACTATACCTCAGAGGGTAATTGAGATTGGATTTATTGAAAAATATGGAGATAAAAAAATTGTGTCGCTTAGTGTTTATCAATTGCAACAACCTCAAATCTCAACAAACATAAAATATTTAGACAAATTGGAATTTGGCACAGATAGTATTTCAAACTGGCGTATTTATTATTCAAAAGGAAATTTAAAAAACAAAAATCATGATGTTTTTGCAGTAAGTGGAGATTTAGAGAAAATGAAAAGCTTTGAAATTGAAACGAAAATAACAGAACTTTTCAAAGAATTATCAAAAGCTCCAATAAAAGATAAGTCATACCCCAATGACATAATTAGATTTAAAGAGAAACCTGAATATATATCTTTTACATGGCAATATAAAAACAACAGCATATTTTATAAAATTCAAATGATAATTAACAAAGAAAAAGATGTAGATGAACCATTAAATGACTTTGTGATAGTTAGTACATCTAAGTTTGCTAATCAACCAACTATATATTACGTCGAAAAAAATAAAATCAATAAAATCGTCAAATCTCTGACTGAATTATCTAATAAAGATTGGAAAGAATATTATGAAAAAAGACCATAAACCGTTTTTTAACTAGAACAAAATAGTTACAGAAAAAAATTGTACTTTTGCTTTAGAACAAGCGTTTTAGAACAAAAAAGCGAATGCTACTAACATTGGCTTAGCGAAAATGGGCTTAACGTTTTGA contains:
- a CDS encoding immunity 7 family protein, yielding MIEVNGWAVIRESYKEEDDDNELLNSIVKQIESKLNELDYRNEFYSLKCLNGTYHLSIMVNHNHRTVTEHVIDFFKWIAQISKGSYGIMYVQDDEDIERGNEDKFKVWSMKKGKVVELNDIYLSPLNPEIEE